A window of Parambassis ranga chromosome 10, fParRan2.1, whole genome shotgun sequence contains these coding sequences:
- the LOC114443038 gene encoding zinc-binding protein A33-like, translating into MASAPSLLDEDNFLCSICLSVFTKPVSIPCGHNFCLQCITNYWDTLNAALQCPLCKEQFFTKPMLRVNTFIAEMAAKFQKSTEQKSSSITEPAGNGNVLCNICTGTKLTAFKSCLVCFMSYCETHLEPHQTISALKKHKLIPASENLDRWMCRNHDQPLELFCRVDHMFLCESCKRSDHKTHKTVTLQEEAQMRKTHLGLEEKGTDKMIQTRQQKIAEIQQLLKASKNNAEKALSGSKHVMTAMVDYIKRSQAELTEVIETKQKKHETEAEGFIKELEGEIMQIKQKNLKVSEVLLTSDPLTFLKSVLSPTIPSLRVKDWSDFSLSSSQFTIEEAMSTLETTITREIDILCDPNFKEKQQHAVDVTLDPDTAHPNIYISEDGRQAKHENGKRNVPNKPERFDNILNVLGKKGFNSGKFYYEVLVKDKTQWDLGVANQSINRKGDIRLSPRNGYWTIWLRRGNEFTANASPAVLIHVREMPQKIGVFVDYEGGQVSFYDVGARASIYSFTECKFTGKIFPFFSPCASDGGKNSAPLIITPVKNNH; encoded by the coding sequence ATGGCTTCTGCCCCAAGTTTATTGGATGAGGATAATTTTCTTTGTTCCATCTGTCTGAGTGTTTTCACTAAACCTGTGTCGATTCCCTGTGGACACAACTTCTGTCTACAGTGCATCACAAACTACTGGGACACCCTGAATGCTGCATTACAATGTCCACTGTGCAAAGAGCAATTTTTTACCAAACCTATGCTACGAGTTAACACTTTCATTGCTGAGATGGCAGCAAAGTTCCAGAAATCTACTGAGCAAAAGTCTTCAAGTATCACTGAACCAGCAGGAAATGGAAATGTCCTCTGCAATATCTGCACGGGGACAAAGCTCACTGCCTTTAAGTCCTGCTTAGTGTGTTTTATGTCCTACTGTGAAACACATCTGGAGCCTCATCAGACAATTTCAGCCTTGAAGAAGCACAAGCTGATCCCTGCTTCGGAGAATCTTGATAGATGGATGTGCAGAAATCATGATCAACCTTTGGAGCTGTTTTGCAGGGTGGatcacatgtttctgtgtgagtcCTGTAAAAGGAGTGACCATAAAACCCACAAAACAGTCACTCTACAGGAGGAGGCTCAGATGAGGAAAACCCATCTGGGATTAGAAGAGAAAGGCACAGATAAAATGATCCAGACACGTCAGCAGAAAATTGCAGAGATTCAACAATTACTGAAGGCTAGCAAAAATAATGCAGAGAAGGCACTGTCTGGCAGCAAGCATGTGATGACTGCTATGGTGGACTATATTAAGAGAAGCCAAGCTGAGCTGACAGAGGTAATTgagacaaagcaaaaaaaacatgaaactgaGGCAGAAGGCTTTATTAAGGAACTGGAGGGTGAAATTATgcaaataaagcagaaaaacctGAAAGTGAGTGAAGTTTTACTCACCAGTGACCCTCTTACATTCCTAAAGAGTGTCCTTTCCCCTACAATCCCCTCACTCCGGGTGAAGGACTGGTCTGACTTTAGTCTTAGTAGCAGCCAGTTTACAATTGAGGAAGCAATGTCCACATTGGAGACAACAATCACAAGGGAAATTGACATCCTGTGTGACCCCAACtttaaagaaaagcagcagcatgctgTGGATGTAACCCTGGATCCTGACACAGCACACCCCAATATTTACATCTCTGAAGATGGGAGACAAGCTAAACATGAAAACGGTAAGAGGAATGTGCCGAACAAACCTGAGAGGTTCGATAACATCCTCAATGTCTTGGGAAAGAAAGGGTTTAACTCAGGAAAATTCTACTATGAGGTCCTGgtaaaagacaaaacacagtgGGATTTAGGAGTTGCAAACCAGTCAATCAACAGAAAGGGGGACATAAGACTAAGCCCGAGAAATGGATACTGGACGATTTGGCTAAGGAGAGGAAATGAGTTTACAGCCAATGCAAGCCCGGCAGTACTGATCCATGTAAGGGAGATGCCACAAAAGATCGGGGTGTTTGTTGATTATGAAGGGGGGCAGGTTTCCTTTTATGATGTAGGTGCCAGGGCAAGCATCTACTCCTTTACTGAATGTAAATTCACAGGTAAGATCTTCCCATTCTTCAGCCCTTGTGCCAGTGATGGAGGTAAAAATTCTGCTCCCTTGATCATCACTCCTGTCAAAAACAACCACTAA